The following are encoded together in the Acidovorax sp. KKS102 genome:
- the glmM gene encoding phosphoglucosamine mutase, with protein sequence MTRQYFGTDGIRGTVGQPPITPDFVLRLAHAVGHVLRRTEERPTVLIGKDTRISGYMLESALESGFNSAGVDVVLLGPLPTPGVAYLTRAQRASLGVVISASHNAYPDNGIKFFSAQGTKLSDAWELAVEAALAEPPVWVDSASLGKARRLDDAAGRYIEFCKSTFPQDLTLKGLKIVVDAAHGAAYQVAPKVFHELGAEVLSIGCAPDGLNINHEVGATHPDALVRAVRANRADYGVALDGDADRLQIVDATGRLYNGDELLYLMAADRMGRDEHVPGVVGTLMTNMAVEVALQAKGVKFVRAKVGDRYVLEELARHHWVLGGEGSGHLLALDRHTTGDGLVSALQVLQACVRSGRTLAQLLADITLYPQVLLNVRLAPGQDWKANRLLAETTQAVEQQLGSSGRVLIRASGTEPLLRVMVEARDAQVASSCAQRLADAARAG encoded by the coding sequence ATGACACGCCAATACTTTGGAACCGACGGCATCCGTGGCACCGTCGGACAGCCGCCCATTACGCCGGATTTTGTGCTGCGCCTGGCCCATGCTGTGGGCCATGTGTTGCGCCGCACGGAAGAGCGCCCTACGGTGCTCATTGGCAAGGACACGCGCATCTCGGGCTACATGCTTGAAAGCGCGCTGGAGTCTGGCTTCAACTCGGCAGGGGTGGATGTGGTGCTGCTGGGGCCGCTGCCTACGCCTGGCGTGGCATATCTGACTCGTGCCCAGCGCGCCAGTCTGGGTGTGGTCATCAGCGCCAGCCACAACGCCTATCCCGACAACGGCATCAAGTTCTTCAGTGCGCAAGGCACCAAGCTGTCGGACGCCTGGGAGCTGGCGGTAGAGGCCGCGTTGGCCGAGCCACCGGTCTGGGTGGACTCTGCTAGCCTGGGCAAGGCGCGACGCCTAGATGATGCCGCCGGGCGCTACATCGAGTTCTGCAAAAGCACCTTTCCCCAGGACCTGACGCTCAAGGGCCTGAAGATCGTGGTGGATGCTGCCCACGGTGCCGCTTACCAAGTGGCGCCCAAGGTCTTCCACGAGCTGGGTGCAGAAGTGCTGTCGATTGGCTGCGCGCCCGACGGCCTCAACATCAACCACGAAGTGGGCGCCACACATCCCGACGCCTTGGTCCGCGCCGTGCGCGCGAACCGTGCCGACTATGGCGTTGCGTTGGATGGCGACGCTGACCGGCTGCAGATCGTGGACGCCACCGGGCGGCTGTACAACGGCGACGAGTTGCTGTACCTGATGGCCGCAGATCGCATGGGCCGTGACGAGCATGTGCCGGGCGTGGTGGGCACGCTGATGACCAACATGGCCGTGGAGGTGGCATTGCAAGCCAAAGGCGTGAAATTTGTGCGCGCCAAGGTCGGTGACCGGTACGTATTGGAAGAACTGGCGCGCCACCACTGGGTGCTGGGCGGGGAGGGCTCAGGCCACTTGTTGGCCCTGGACCGGCACACCACCGGCGACGGTTTGGTGAGTGCGCTACAGGTGCTGCAGGCCTGTGTGCGCAGCGGTCGCACGCTGGCGCAGCTGCTGGCAGACATCACCCTGTACCCGCAGGTGTTGCTCAATGTTCGCCTGGCGCCCGGGCAGGACTGGAAGGCCAACCGCCTGCTGGCTGAGACCACGCAGGCGGTGGAGCAGCAACTGGGCTCCTCGGGCCGCGTCTTGATCCGTGCCAGTGGCACCGAGCCCTTGCTGCGTGTGATGGTGGAAGCGCGCGACGCGCAAGTGGCCAGCTCCTGTGCGCAGCGGCTGGCAGATGCCGCTCGTGCGGGCTGA
- a CDS encoding bifunctional diguanylate cyclase/phosphodiesterase — MYSLFSTPPSQRAGVPTDTPLQRTLREQQILLDSAGVGIVFLRQRSVVRCNQRYAEIFGYASPAHLVGLNTEAFYPDRDAFRDLGRTAYPALAQGQSFRIERQLRRQDGTLFWGSLTGRLINPHDTGEGSIWIVDDIDEQKRAQAALNAAVREKQLLFDSAMVGIVFLRDRHLTRCNHHFEQMLGFEPGELMGCSSRRWYASDAAWQEVGDRCYPTLVAGQSYEGEVELCRKDGTPVICEVRSKCIDPADPAQGTIWITMDITDRKRAQAMLAQAHEELERQVQDRTRELRETVANLHREINDRKADQERIYWLAHYDALTGLPNRALLAERAQQAIRLAQDNQTPLAVIFLDLDHFKHVNDSLGHRVGDVLLVEIAKRLRAVVRDKDTVSRLGGDEFILLLPGADARGAARVASKLQEASRQPYQIDHHELTMAPSMGIALFPQDGHDFDTLTQSADVAMYRAKLDGRNTFRFFTPEMQAQSVRALQLENALRRALEREQFHLHYQPQMNLATGTVRSVEALLRWQHPQLGPISPGEFIPIAEDSGQILQIGEWVLRTALAQLKAWRSCGFPELTMAVNLSAIQFRQPQLPELVSRVLAEFDLPPDSLELELTEGVAVDDPHAAVATMDQLHARGVRMSMDDFGTGYSSLSQLKRFQIFKLKIDQSFVRDLGNDSNDRAIVSAIIRMAQALGMRTTAEGVETESQLAFLHEQGCDEAQGYHFSTPLPAEQLERFMRQHTAAH; from the coding sequence ATGTATTCGCTGTTCAGCACTCCGCCCTCGCAGCGCGCCGGAGTGCCTACCGACACCCCACTGCAACGCACCCTGCGTGAACAACAGATCCTGCTGGATAGCGCGGGCGTGGGCATCGTGTTCCTTCGCCAGCGCAGTGTGGTGCGCTGCAACCAGCGGTATGCCGAAATTTTTGGCTACGCCAGCCCAGCCCACCTCGTAGGGCTCAACACTGAAGCCTTTTACCCGGACCGGGATGCGTTCCGAGACCTTGGGCGCACCGCCTATCCTGCACTGGCCCAGGGGCAGTCCTTCCGGATTGAACGCCAGTTGCGTCGCCAGGATGGCACGCTGTTCTGGGGCAGCCTGACAGGGCGCCTGATCAATCCGCACGACACCGGCGAAGGTTCGATCTGGATCGTGGACGATATCGACGAGCAAAAGCGTGCCCAGGCCGCGCTGAATGCCGCTGTGCGCGAAAAGCAGTTGCTGTTTGACAGTGCAATGGTGGGCATCGTGTTTTTGCGCGACCGGCACTTGACCCGCTGCAACCACCATTTTGAGCAGATGCTGGGCTTTGAGCCGGGCGAACTCATGGGCTGTTCGTCCCGCCGCTGGTATGCCAGCGATGCTGCCTGGCAAGAAGTGGGTGACCGCTGCTACCCCACGCTGGTGGCCGGGCAGTCGTACGAGGGCGAAGTGGAGCTGTGCCGCAAGGACGGCACCCCGGTGATCTGCGAAGTGCGCAGCAAATGCATCGATCCGGCGGACCCAGCCCAGGGCACCATCTGGATCACCATGGACATCACCGACCGCAAACGCGCGCAGGCGATGCTGGCCCAGGCCCATGAGGAGCTGGAGCGACAGGTGCAAGACCGCACGCGCGAGCTGCGCGAAACCGTGGCCAACCTGCACCGCGAAATCAATGACCGCAAGGCCGACCAGGAGCGCATTTACTGGCTGGCCCACTACGATGCGCTGACAGGTCTGCCCAACCGGGCCCTGCTGGCAGAACGCGCGCAGCAGGCCATTCGGCTGGCACAAGACAACCAGACACCCCTGGCCGTCATCTTCCTGGACCTGGATCACTTCAAGCATGTGAACGACTCTCTGGGCCACCGGGTGGGCGATGTGCTGCTGGTCGAAATTGCCAAGCGCCTGCGTGCGGTGGTGCGTGACAAGGACACGGTGTCGCGCCTGGGAGGGGATGAATTCATCCTGCTTCTGCCGGGTGCGGATGCCCGGGGCGCAGCCCGGGTCGCCAGCAAGTTGCAGGAGGCATCACGCCAGCCATACCAGATCGACCACCACGAGCTCACGATGGCCCCGTCCATGGGCATTGCGCTGTTTCCGCAAGACGGACACGACTTCGACACGCTGACCCAGTCGGCCGACGTGGCCATGTACCGCGCCAAGCTGGATGGGCGCAATACCTTCCGCTTCTTCACCCCCGAGATGCAGGCTCAGTCGGTGCGCGCCTTGCAGCTCGAAAACGCATTGCGCCGCGCCCTGGAACGGGAGCAGTTCCACCTGCACTACCAGCCGCAGATGAACTTGGCCACGGGAACCGTGCGCAGTGTGGAAGCCCTGTTGCGGTGGCAACATCCCCAGCTTGGTCCCATCTCTCCTGGAGAGTTCATCCCGATTGCTGAAGACAGCGGACAGATTCTGCAGATTGGCGAGTGGGTGCTGCGCACGGCACTGGCCCAGCTCAAGGCATGGCGCAGCTGCGGGTTTCCGGAACTCACGATGGCTGTGAACCTGTCGGCGATCCAGTTTCGCCAGCCACAGCTGCCTGAACTGGTGAGCCGGGTGCTCGCGGAGTTTGACCTCCCCCCCGATTCGCTGGAACTGGAACTCACGGAAGGTGTGGCCGTGGACGACCCCCATGCGGCCGTGGCCACCATGGACCAGCTGCATGCGCGTGGGGTGCGGATGTCAATGGACGACTTCGGCACGGGCTACTCGTCACTCAGCCAGCTCAAACGGTTCCAGATCTTCAAGCTGAAGATCGATCAATCCTTTGTTCGCGACCTGGGCAACGACAGCAACGACCGCGCCATCGTCAGCGCCATCATCCGCATGGCGCAGGCGCTAGGAATGCGCACCACGGCGGAGGGAGTGGAAACCGAAAGCCAGCTGGCCTTTCTGCACGAACAGGGTTGTGACGAGGCGCAGGGCTACCACTTCAGTACGCCGCTGCCCGCAGAGCAGCTGGAGCGCTTCATGCGGCAGCACACTGCCGCACACTAA
- a CDS encoding EAL domain-containing protein, with the protein MSSAAPPSTRSPLAAFAAVFLLAAACAGALVWTLERQERAQQRTQAADVAGDHVQALQRAIELALSANNTLVALVRQGHGNVPQFEEIGTQMLPFYPGIAAMGLSPGGVVQQVVPRAGNENSIGFDQLNDPRQGVEAARARESGLLTLAGPMELVQGGLGVVGRQPVYLEDDLGRRNFWGFTYVTIRLPEVLATARLPQLTERGFHYRLWRVRPDNHQEQTIAASDPPSAEDAVGRSLTLPNGQWTLSLSPAQGWGAPGVLALRCALGLLFALLMGYLARLLVELKAHERGLATQVAQRTSEIQATQQQLRATIDAIPDPLFEIDQDGRYCSVHSPRAELLMGPADQLIGRNVTDVLPALAALTVMDVLNEAQSQGWSTGRQIMLDLPGLGPTWFELSAARKAGSAGGKPRFIVLSRDISERKRSQEQLQLTAQVFDQSGEAIVIADAAQTIVRINRAFSRITGYSEAEAVGQSMRLLTVAESTRDFDADLVYTQLSKDGHWEGEAWGRRKDGSTYPQWLSVSRVHDGNGSTAHSITLFRDITLQREAQDRIQRLAHFDPLTDLPNRALLAERAQRHIEQEQARGGTLAMLFLDLDHFKNVNDSLGHRIGDILLVAVARRLESLLGTQDTVSRLGGDEFLLLLPAASAMQAADLAQRLLIAVAQPFQVEPYELTTTLSVGIAMYPADGDSFDTLYQRADAAMYRAKQSGRNRFGFFTADLEARTARALQIENALRRALERNQFELHYQPQVSLATRQVVGAEALLRWKHPELGMVSPAEFIPVAESSGMIVAIGEWVLNTAVHDAKRWLDLQLPLRAVSVNLSAVQFRHPQLPEMVTRCLQQAGLPARRLELELTEGAAVDDPAAALAMMDQLHDRGVRLSMDDFGTGYSSLSYLKRFQIYKLKIDQSFVRDLDDDANDRAIVSAIIRMAQALGMQTTAEGVETDGQLEFLRSQGCDEGQGYLFSRPLAADAFEAYLREHLGR; encoded by the coding sequence GTGTCTTCAGCCGCCCCGCCCTCCACCCGCAGCCCCCTTGCCGCCTTTGCCGCTGTTTTTTTGCTGGCAGCGGCCTGCGCTGGAGCACTGGTCTGGACCCTGGAGCGGCAGGAACGCGCACAGCAGCGCACCCAGGCGGCAGATGTGGCGGGCGACCATGTACAGGCCCTGCAGCGCGCCATCGAGTTGGCCTTGTCGGCCAACAACACCCTGGTGGCCCTGGTGAGGCAGGGCCATGGCAACGTTCCGCAGTTCGAAGAAATCGGGACGCAGATGCTGCCGTTCTACCCGGGCATCGCGGCCATGGGCCTGTCCCCAGGTGGGGTGGTGCAGCAAGTCGTTCCCCGCGCGGGCAACGAAAATTCAATTGGTTTTGATCAGCTCAACGACCCCCGCCAAGGGGTGGAAGCCGCCCGCGCCCGCGAATCCGGTCTGCTGACGCTGGCAGGCCCCATGGAGTTGGTGCAGGGCGGCCTGGGCGTTGTGGGGCGCCAACCGGTGTATCTGGAAGATGACCTGGGGCGCCGCAACTTCTGGGGGTTCACGTACGTCACCATCCGCCTTCCAGAGGTGCTGGCGACTGCGCGCCTGCCGCAGCTCACCGAGCGGGGCTTCCACTATCGACTGTGGCGTGTTCGCCCGGACAACCATCAAGAGCAGACCATCGCGGCGTCTGACCCTCCATCCGCTGAAGACGCTGTGGGTCGCTCACTCACCCTGCCCAATGGCCAGTGGACGCTCAGCCTGTCCCCTGCCCAAGGGTGGGGTGCGCCCGGCGTGCTGGCCCTGCGCTGTGCGTTGGGCTTGCTGTTTGCATTGCTGATGGGCTACCTCGCACGCTTGCTGGTCGAACTGAAGGCGCATGAACGCGGTCTGGCGACGCAGGTGGCCCAGCGCACGTCCGAGATCCAGGCCACACAGCAACAGTTGCGTGCCACCATCGACGCGATTCCCGATCCGCTGTTTGAAATCGATCAAGACGGCCGCTATTGCAGCGTACACAGCCCGCGCGCCGAGTTGCTCATGGGCCCTGCGGATCAATTGATCGGCCGCAATGTCACAGACGTGCTGCCTGCGCTGGCTGCACTGACCGTGATGGACGTGCTCAACGAAGCACAGTCCCAGGGGTGGTCCACCGGGCGCCAGATCATGTTGGACCTGCCCGGCCTGGGGCCCACCTGGTTCGAGCTTTCTGCAGCCCGCAAGGCAGGATCCGCCGGAGGAAAACCCCGGTTCATTGTGCTGTCCCGCGACATCTCCGAACGCAAGCGGTCCCAGGAACAGTTGCAGCTGACAGCCCAGGTGTTTGACCAGAGCGGCGAGGCCATCGTGATTGCCGATGCAGCCCAAACCATCGTGCGCATCAACCGGGCATTCAGCCGCATCACCGGCTACTCCGAAGCAGAGGCAGTAGGGCAGTCAATGCGCCTGCTGACGGTGGCAGAGTCCACCCGGGACTTCGATGCCGACCTCGTGTACACCCAACTCTCCAAAGACGGACACTGGGAAGGCGAAGCCTGGGGCCGGCGCAAGGACGGATCGACCTACCCCCAGTGGCTGTCTGTGAGCCGTGTGCACGACGGCAACGGCAGCACCGCCCACTCCATCACGCTGTTCCGTGACATCACGCTCCAGCGCGAGGCGCAGGACCGCATACAGCGGCTCGCGCATTTCGACCCCCTCACCGATCTGCCCAATCGTGCGCTCCTGGCCGAACGCGCCCAGCGCCACATTGAACAAGAGCAAGCGCGGGGCGGTACGCTGGCCATGCTGTTCCTGGACCTTGACCATTTCAAGAACGTCAACGACTCGCTGGGACATCGCATCGGCGACATCCTGCTGGTGGCCGTGGCGCGGCGGCTGGAGTCGCTGCTGGGCACGCAGGACACTGTGTCGCGCCTGGGGGGCGATGAGTTTCTGCTGCTGTTACCCGCCGCCTCCGCGATGCAGGCGGCCGACTTAGCACAGCGCCTGCTGATTGCGGTGGCCCAGCCTTTTCAGGTCGAGCCTTACGAACTCACCACCACCCTGTCCGTGGGCATTGCCATGTATCCGGCGGACGGAGACTCGTTCGACACCCTGTACCAGCGTGCCGATGCCGCCATGTACCGTGCCAAGCAAAGCGGGCGCAACCGCTTTGGCTTTTTCACTGCCGATCTGGAGGCGCGCACCGCCCGAGCCTTGCAGATCGAAAACGCGCTGCGCCGCGCGTTGGAACGCAACCAGTTCGAGTTGCACTACCAACCCCAGGTGTCACTCGCCACGCGTCAGGTCGTCGGGGCCGAAGCGCTGCTGCGCTGGAAACATCCCGAACTGGGCATGGTGTCTCCGGCGGAGTTCATCCCCGTCGCAGAGAGCAGCGGCATGATCGTGGCGATTGGCGAGTGGGTGCTGAACACCGCCGTGCACGATGCGAAGCGCTGGCTGGACCTGCAGCTGCCCTTGCGGGCCGTATCAGTCAACCTGTCGGCGGTGCAGTTCCGCCACCCCCAGTTGCCCGAGATGGTGACGCGCTGCCTGCAACAAGCTGGACTGCCTGCACGCCGGCTGGAGCTGGAGCTGACCGAGGGGGCTGCGGTAGACGACCCCGCGGCTGCACTGGCCATGATGGACCAATTGCATGACCGGGGTGTTCGGCTGTCGATGGATGACTTTGGCACCGGATATTCGTCGCTGAGCTATCTCAAACGCTTTCAGATCTACAAGCTCAAGATCGACCAGTCGTTTGTGCGCGACCTCGACGATGACGCCAACGACCGGGCCATCGTCAGCGCCATCATCCGCATGGCGCAGGCCTTGGGCATGCAGACGACTGCCGAAGGGGTGGAGACGGATGGCCAGCTGGAGTTTCTGCGCTCGCAGGGCTGCGATGAGGGGCAGGGTTACCTGTTCAGTCGCCCCCTGGCGGCCGATGCGTTTGAGGCGTACCTGCGGGAACACCTGGGACGCTAG
- a CDS encoding GNAT family N-acetyltransferase: MNDLPTLMQLSTSPEAAGTGIVQRPAVVPGSAQVAPARGAIEVTWARHLDEVREAQRLRFEVFAAEMGARLTTPVPGHDVDLFDDYCEHLLVRDAQSLQVIGTYRVLTPAQAKRVGGTYSDTEFDLTRLRTLRPRMVELGRSCVHPDHRHGGVIMALWSALADFMVRNELDTMIGCASIPMLHNGVVSGDAAASIWQQVRKTHLAPIEYHVLPRLPLPVEHLDGSIAVDPPALIKGYLRLGARVLGAPAWDPDFNTADLPMLMRLADLHPRYRKHFLGA, encoded by the coding sequence ATGAACGACCTGCCCACTCTGATGCAGTTGTCCACATCGCCTGAGGCGGCCGGCACCGGCATTGTTCAACGCCCTGCCGTTGTCCCGGGCTCGGCGCAGGTTGCCCCGGCGCGTGGCGCCATTGAGGTGACCTGGGCCAGGCATCTGGATGAAGTCCGCGAGGCGCAGCGCCTGCGCTTTGAGGTGTTTGCGGCAGAGATGGGCGCTCGATTGACGACCCCCGTTCCTGGCCACGACGTGGACCTCTTCGACGACTACTGCGAGCACCTTCTGGTGCGCGACGCCCAGAGCCTGCAAGTCATTGGGACTTACCGGGTGCTGACGCCTGCGCAGGCCAAGCGGGTGGGCGGAACCTACAGCGATACCGAATTTGACTTGACGCGCCTGCGCACCTTGCGCCCCCGGATGGTGGAACTGGGCCGTAGCTGCGTGCACCCCGATCACCGCCACGGCGGCGTGATCATGGCGTTGTGGAGTGCACTCGCAGACTTTATGGTGCGCAACGAACTCGACACGATGATCGGCTGTGCCAGCATTCCCATGCTTCACAACGGCGTGGTCAGCGGTGATGCGGCCGCCAGCATCTGGCAGCAAGTGCGCAAGACCCATCTGGCGCCCATCGAATACCACGTGCTGCCGCGCCTCCCGCTGCCCGTGGAGCATCTGGACGGCTCGATTGCCGTAGACCCACCAGCCCTGATCAAAGGCTATCTGCGACTGGGCGCCCGTGTGCTGGGCGCGCCGGCCTGGGATCCGGACTTCAATACCGCCGACCTGCCCATGCTGATGCGGCTGGCCGACCTGCATCCCCGCTACCGCAAGCATTTTCTGGGGGCTTGA
- a CDS encoding UDP-2,3-diacylglucosamine diphosphatase encodes MRAAFDALGPWLNESPVAQDAEPDASAALAGQRRFRAVFISDLHLGTPGCQADALLDFLKHHPSDHLYLVGDIVDGWQLRRRWFWPQAHNDVVQKLLRRARKGCRVVFVPGNHDEFARAFVGHSFGGIEVVSDAVHTTADGRSLWVTHGDHFDGVIRCAKWLAYVGDNLYEFTLKLNRHLNTWRARMGLPYWSLSAYLKGKVKKALNYVTDFEVAVAAEARRRGHDGVVCGHIHRAEMREINGTLYCNDGDWVESHTALVEHLDGRLELLYWPATPATHVSHQIEQVPA; translated from the coding sequence GTGCGTGCCGCGTTCGACGCTCTGGGCCCTTGGTTGAACGAGTCTCCGGTGGCTCAGGATGCCGAGCCTGACGCATCTGCAGCACTCGCGGGTCAGCGGCGGTTTCGCGCGGTGTTCATCTCGGATTTGCACCTTGGCACTCCAGGGTGCCAGGCTGACGCGCTGCTGGATTTTCTGAAACACCATCCCAGCGACCATCTGTACTTGGTGGGGGACATCGTGGACGGTTGGCAGTTACGCCGCCGCTGGTTTTGGCCCCAGGCCCACAACGACGTGGTGCAAAAGTTGCTGCGCCGCGCGCGCAAAGGGTGCCGTGTGGTGTTTGTTCCTGGCAACCACGACGAGTTTGCCAGGGCGTTTGTGGGGCATTCCTTCGGGGGCATCGAGGTGGTGTCCGATGCGGTGCACACCACTGCCGACGGGCGCAGCCTTTGGGTCACCCACGGCGATCACTTTGACGGCGTGATCCGGTGCGCCAAATGGCTCGCCTACGTGGGTGACAACCTGTATGAATTCACGCTCAAGCTCAATCGCCATCTGAACACCTGGCGAGCCCGCATGGGGCTGCCGTACTGGTCGCTGTCTGCCTACCTCAAGGGCAAGGTGAAAAAAGCGCTCAACTATGTCACCGACTTCGAGGTGGCAGTGGCCGCAGAGGCCCGCCGCCGTGGGCACGACGGAGTGGTTTGCGGACATATCCACCGCGCGGAGATGCGCGAGATCAACGGGACCTTGTATTGCAACGATGGCGACTGGGTGGAGAGCCACACAGCGCTGGTCGAACACCTGGATGGCCGACTGGAGCTGTTGTACTGGCCCGCCACTCCTGCGACCCATGTGTCCCACCAGATCGAACAGGTGCCCGCATGA
- a CDS encoding glycosyltransferase family 1 protein — MRIALLTDAWLPQVNGVVTTLVELVRELEDAGHDVHVLHPGQFATRPCPGYAGIDLAVRPYKVLAQKLDALQPDAIHLATEGPLGWAGRRYCLKRGLAFTTAFHTRFPEILQAALRIPLRWGYALFRHFHRPSSGVMVPTQGVLQMLQQRGFSHLRLWTHGVDTQAFRFHGEVCQSPLTGVLAHPVALYVGRISYEKNIDAFLQLDMPGTKVVCGVGPLEARLKAKYPQVRWLGILDRDSLAQVYASADVFVFPSRSETFGLVMLEAMACGTPVAAFPEDGPREVLGAGEGGAPLGGVLHDSLLAATQQALSIPRSEARTRALEFTWAHAARLFQQYLVPARSSSRGAPVSVTKSVTQLSSGR, encoded by the coding sequence ATGAGGATCGCGTTGCTGACCGATGCATGGCTGCCCCAGGTCAATGGCGTGGTGACCACGCTGGTGGAGTTGGTTCGCGAGCTGGAAGATGCCGGGCATGATGTTCACGTGCTCCACCCCGGACAGTTTGCAACCCGCCCGTGTCCCGGTTACGCGGGCATTGACCTGGCTGTGCGGCCCTACAAGGTGCTTGCCCAGAAGCTGGATGCCTTGCAGCCGGATGCCATTCATCTGGCGACCGAGGGGCCTCTGGGCTGGGCGGGCCGTCGCTATTGCCTCAAGCGTGGCCTGGCTTTCACCACCGCCTTTCACACGCGCTTTCCTGAGATCCTGCAGGCCGCCCTGCGCATACCGCTGCGTTGGGGGTATGCGCTTTTCAGGCATTTTCATCGTCCCTCGTCCGGGGTGATGGTGCCCACACAGGGGGTCTTGCAGATGCTGCAGCAGCGGGGCTTCAGCCACCTGCGCTTGTGGACGCATGGTGTGGATACCCAGGCGTTCCGATTCCATGGCGAGGTCTGTCAGAGCCCCCTCACGGGCGTGCTTGCCCATCCGGTGGCGCTGTATGTGGGCCGTATCTCGTATGAAAAGAACATTGACGCCTTTTTGCAGTTGGATATGCCAGGCACCAAGGTCGTGTGTGGTGTGGGCCCGCTCGAAGCACGGCTGAAAGCCAAGTACCCGCAAGTGCGGTGGCTTGGCATCCTGGACCGAGATTCGCTGGCACAGGTCTACGCCTCGGCCGATGTCTTTGTGTTTCCAAGCCGCTCCGAAACCTTTGGGCTGGTCATGCTGGAAGCCATGGCTTGTGGCACGCCGGTGGCCGCCTTTCCCGAAGATGGGCCGCGGGAGGTGTTGGGAGCTGGGGAGGGCGGGGCGCCTCTGGGCGGCGTGTTGCATGACAGCCTTTTGGCGGCCACGCAGCAAGCGTTGTCTATACCGAGGTCCGAGGCACGAACCCGGGCACTGGAATTCACTTGGGCACATGCAGCCCGGCTGTTTCAACAGTATTTGGTGCCTGCCCGCTCCAGCTCACGGGGAGCTCCTGTGTCTGTCACAAAGTCTGTCACGCAGTTGTCATCTGGGCGTTAA